One part of the Ursus arctos isolate Adak ecotype North America unplaced genomic scaffold, UrsArc2.0 scaffold_16, whole genome shotgun sequence genome encodes these proteins:
- the SIRPB2 gene encoding signal-regulatory protein beta-2, with the protein MMAPTHLAHSPPCSWPLVLFLVLFGASEPSNGTEWQVLQPEGPMRVAEGNTLLLQCTVDGSCTDDMMKWVKVSHQHQQEIYNFKHGYFPGVTPMIQGTREPLNCDYSIYIHNVTSKHAGTYHCVGFSDLSEKSEKTLEKGTSVLVKGAGDPEPDLWIIQPQELVLATTGDTVFLNCTVLGDGPPGPIRWFRGAGPSREAIYNFEGISQPNVTAVQASSRDFSILLQDASAERTGTYYCVKFQRKFNRQYLSGPGTRLRVRANPTSPQETEFTSEHVDRILPSDLLSVFTLVVLGLKTTTLAALLLALAACQRRFRQEDVKTPGPAGLGPL; encoded by the exons ATGATGGCCCCTACACACCTGGCCCACTCACCTCCGTGCTCCTGGCCGCTGGTGCTGTTCCTGGTCCTCTTTG GAGCCTCTGAGCCAAGCAATGGGACTGAGTGGCAGGTGCTACAGCCCGAGGGCCCCATGCGGGTGGCAGAAGGTAACACGCTCCTACTGCAATGTACGGTGGACGGCTCCTGCACGGATGACATGATGAAATGGGTCAAGGTGAGCCACCAGCACCAGCAGGAGATTTATAACTTCAAACACGGCTACTTTCCTGGGGTGACGCCAATGATCCAGGGGACACGGGAGCCGCTTAATTGTGACTACTCCATCTATATCCACAATGTCACCAGCAAGCATGCTGGAACCTACCACTGTGTGGGATTTAGTGACTTGAGTGAGAAATCAGAAAAGACACTGGAGAAGGGCACCTCCGTGCTTGTGAAGG gagccggggacccagagCCAGACCTCTGGATCATCCAGCCCCAGGAGCTGGTATTGGCAACCACCGGAGACACTGTATTTCTGAACTGCACAGTGCTTGGAGATGGTCCCCCAGGACCCATCAGGTGGTTTCGGGGGGCTGGTCCAAGCCGGGAAGCCATTTACAACTTTGAAGGCATCTCCCAACCCAACGTGACAGCTGTCCAGGCCTCCAGCAGGGATTTTAGCATTCTTCTGCAAGACGCCTCTGCCGAGCGCACAGGCACCTACTACTGTGTCAAGTTTCAGAGGAAATTCAACAGACAGTACCTGTCCGGACCAGGCACCAGGCTGAGAGTAAGAG CAAACCCCACTTCTCCCCAAGAgacagaattcaccagtgaacatGTAGACAGGATACTTCCATCAG ACCTCCTGTCTGTGTTCACACTTGTGGTCCTGGGGCTGAAGACAACGACCTTGGCTGCACTCCTGCTGGCCCTGGCTGCCTGCCAGAGGAGGTTTCGGCAAGAAGACGTCAAGACCCCAGGCCCAGCAGGACTGGGCCCACTTTAG